The genome window ATTTCCTTGTCCAGCGTCGCCATTTCGACGGCTTCAGACAAATCCGCCACTTCTTCGATATGTGCTGCCCGGGCTTCCCCCGCCTCTTTGGCCTCCTGTTTAGCGCGCTGCAGTTCCTTTTGAAGACTATTTTGCGCTTCcataattttcgatttaaattcaattaactGCTCCCACTGTATCTTGAGCTTGTCATAATCTTTTAACTTTTCCTTGTCTTCCTGACGCCTAATTTTCAACgtctcaattttttcattcagaTCTTTTAGCTGAACATTTCGATTCTCCAGTTCCTGCTGTAATTGCAGCACATTTAATTTGTCTTCCACCGACGTTATAGGAGTGGGTGCAGCCAGCATGGCTCCAGGAGTGAATTGTGGCTTAAGAGTTTCCACAAAGCCAGtctgaaaaatgtgttttttggcaactttcttctttgtttcttttataaattagATTTAGAGTTACTTCAACAAATGAGGCCCTTTTAGGTGTCTGTGGCTCATTGGCAGACCCACTGGTTGTGCCTTCAGGGGGCTTTTCTACAGCTGGAGATGCCAAATGACTTATACTGCCAGCTAATGACTGCCTGCTCCCAGCCAAAGATTGACGACTGCTAGCCAATGATTGGCTTGCCAGAGACATTCTAGAGCTAAAGCATTCAATTTTAGTGTTAAAAATGCTGCAGAGGCAATAGATAGGACACACAAAGAAGCTAATACTTTCATTAAATTAGGTACTGGATATGTTGGAATACCACTACTTAATACTTGGGTATGTATGCACAACAGGGTTTCAAAACATTTGTTTACACATGCAACAAgcctttttgttttgaatttttttgcattccTTTACTACCTGGATGCTGACAATGATGTAAATCCTTTGGATGTCCTATGTCGGACTCTTAAGATTGATGTGAGAAAAGTggggaaataaaatttggtttaaaaaaatgccaataaatggatagtaaataataatataattcaattttataatgaaatgGACACTTACGGGGTAGGTTGAGGTTTCATTCCAATTGTGCTTCAGGtagcaataaaaatagaattaagaCTAAATTAATTCATCCTAAATCAAACTCTTACTTAACAGGTTGAGTTGTTTGTCCTGGACTTTAAGCCGCAACGAACAGATTGATAGTCTTGATTAGTTAAGCAGTTACTACTAATTTTCTTAAGATTCAACTTCAGTTTAATGCTTGATTTAAtgcaattatttgaaatttgtaagAATACTCACGTGGAAGTCCTAGACATGGCAATCTTTGATGGTGGTCTTTCGGAGAACTTTGCAACAGGTATAGGTTTGCCATCTTCGTCAAGTGGTTGAATTTGGTTTTCCCTCACAAATGTTCCATGGTTTGGGTCACACTTTCAAGAATACATGAGATGTGATATGATTgccattttaaatactttgaTAATGTGAGACactataataattaaacttgcTAATGGGATCCTACCTTGAAGTACTCAACTTCTTGCACGGTACCGTCGTTCTTCCCTTTGGCTTCATCAAGGATCACCCCAATCCACTTTCCAGGAGCGAAGTTTGTTTTCCCAATGAAAGCAACAACCCCATGAACTTTCTTAACGATGACCCTTTGGCCAACTTTTATTGAATCGGCCATCAATATGTTATAATTTAACGTAAAACAAAAATCttgtctttattttttacgtacTGAATCGAGAATTTTACATGTTAAGTTTAAAATCCgagttttgatttgaaaatttggtcaaggattaaaaaaaaaattaatcacaaACAGTGGAGTTGACATTACAGTCAATGCTAGTTGCGATGGTCATGTCAAAAACAACTGTTGTCTTATACTGCACCACTCCACTCCATTAGCCCCAGAATACAACGATCCGTAAAGCTGGTCTCGGtatcgattttattaaatattgaagttACAGAAACAactaaagttaataataaaataaaaaagtatccTAACAATTAACTGATAATCAACGACGACATATAACtttatatttgataaatgaaaTATCTGGACTAACGAAAACTAGGAAAATCTCTGGAATATTCACCAGATGTCAAGAATGCCTTGTTTGTATTAATTTGGcaagatttaattttattaaataaatgggCTATTCCAATGGCAATGACAATACCATAAGGCGTATTCTCCacagaataataaatattgctaACTATTATTGTTTCTATCGTTTATagaattctatttttaattaaaaaaagatgttCTTATCATTATTACttctatacaggatgtaacaAATTCGAGTCTATGTATGGGGATTTGGgaaacggtgaaagatacAAAGTGggttaaatggaggcaaagttgcgtattttgacgctcaacaataatttatttgcgaatttaaaaaaatctgattaCCTTCAGAAATATCCGATAAAAAGTCCATAATACCCCAAAACTAATTTTCGGGTAAAAATACCGATTACACCAGTAAAAAGCCAGACAAAAAGTGctctaataatgtttcattataaGCTTTCTCCGTATAAtggttttcgagttttttgacaaaaatgaaaattcaaattattggttttcatcggatatttccgaaaatattcggatttttaaaaattagcaaatgGATTATTGTCGAGCATTGCAGTACGCAACTTTGTCttcatttaaccgactttgcATTTCTTACCATTTTGGGATCTCCATACGTAGACTCGAATTTgattacaccctgtataaactgCCTTGAGATACTTATTAATCTTTATGATGTCCAGAGTGTCAGACCCTTGACTTCGATTGACCTAGTATTATTATCTTATTACACAGTTTTAACTGCtgaaagaaaatatacaaCATCTATAAATCAAGACCACTTATTAAATTGCCCAAGTTTTCAAAACGGTCCTACAGCCAGTTTTTCATAAACGGCTAAGGTGACATAGACTGtcagaacaccctgtatattacatTGTATATAAATGCATTCACAATTAatcttttttggtttttaacgTCATGAAAAAATTTGGCGGGGACTATTATTTCCTTAGAACCCTCCATGTATGTGCTATCAACAGATTAGTTATTTTACGTATGCAACATAAAATTGCAACATAATAAAACTTCATTGTTCATTAAACACACTTTCGAAAGCCGTTTCATAACATTCGTAATTCAAAACACCATTTCATGcttatatttaaattggatTGATATTCATATCATGCATTGACTGAAAGATACGAAGCAATCCGTTTTTGGCataataagttaataattaattttaaattagttaaCAATACTGAAGACTGAAGGCAGTTCAAACTAGTATCGCCACCACCAATTTGATGTTATTGATATGTAGGTAGTTAAACAAGGAGGCAAAGTTTGAATACTTGAAATTTCCTGTTAAATGGTTCTTGTATCCATAAACGGTTCTATTAGTTTATATTGCTTTTGAAGGACTGTCATCATGATTTATTACAAGAAGATCCATGTGTTGTACATCGGAGGTACCATAGGCATGCAGAAAAACCATATAGGTGGTAAGTGGCAAGAATTGAAACGCAGGCTGTTTCTGGAGGAAAATATTGCGTTgaacataattaatttaaattctgagatttttcaaaactattcaaaaccaTCAGTCCgattaagaaaaattcaatacgtTTTTTGTCCCTTCCTTCTTTTCTACAAGGCAAGTTTAGtagaaagtgaaaaaatgaaaaaggaaGAATAACATTgagagggttccatttaaaaagaCCTGGCCctgcaaatatttcaatgcGACTAGATCATATTTGTATGTGATATTTTCcttcattaattaaatgttgacacacataaaaaatcatttttaagtcGCTATTAATGGTACCTACCATAGTATACATACAATCAACGGCATAAGTGAGTACACACAATAGAAATTGaaagaataatatatttaagataaactaaataatgaaaaagattttataaacattaaatatagaTAAATATGTGGTTACGTAAaaacatggtaataattgtaattatccAAATGAATTACAAATCGATTTATAGATGATTGCCTTATAACAGAGCTTTAAAATAGAGGCAAAAGTCAGTAGACAATATTACAAGTCGGCGTGTTCCAAtgcattttgttaacattaacgataaaaattaatactttgttgGTCCACCATTGGCCTTGATGATAGCTCTTAATCGTCTGggcataaaattaattaaattttgtataacaGTAGGCAAAATTGTATCCAATACTTCAAGTAGTGCAGTTTTGAGAGAAGTTGCGCTTGTAATTTGTTTAGAACGCACCTTCCTGTCCAATATTTCCTACAGATTCTCAATTGGATTGAGATCTGGGGACTGGGGTGGAGTATGGAGTTGTTTTGGAACGTTGTATAATAATCATTCCTTGACCACATGGGCAGTGTGCTTGGGgtcattatcttgttgaaataCCCATGACCCCTGTAAACctaatttaacaatattgGGCCGTAAATTGGCTTTTAGGATATTcatatatattgttttatccattattttgtcaataaaaaccAACTGCCCCACTCCAGAGGCTGCCAttgcaccccaaaccattacggAAACTCTCCCGTGTTTAACGGTGCTCAAGAGATTTTTGGGATCCAGCTCAGAATTTTTCGTTCGCCATATTTTTGATCTCTTTTTTTGaccaaatatctcaaatttactttcatctgTAAAAAGAATCGTGTTCCCAAATTCTAGTGGTTctgataagtatttttttgcaaaggcCACTCTGAGGGTTCGATTTTTAGCACTAATAGCTGGTTTTTTACGGGGTATACGACCATGGAAACCTTGCGAATTGAGTGCTCGCCAAATAGTACTAACATTTATAGAAGTCCCCTTCTGTTCTGACATATCCGCGGCTAATTGCACTGCACtgattttaggattttttttaaccgtcCTTGTTATATCGCGTATATCAAGAGGTGTTAATTTCCGTGGACGTCCTGAACGAGGTTTATTGCGCACACTACCCGTAGCTTCATACTtatcccaaattttttttatagttctgTAATGTCTCTTCActatatttccaatttcccGAAAAGACTTGCCCTCTTGCCGCAAGGTTATAATCAGTTTGCGTAAATCTTCTGATATTTCAGTccttttatgattttcattaCGTTTTGCCATGTTGTTACTTATTGGATATTGTATCAACAGCCAAACAATTAACAAATCGTACGAATTACTTCTTCACTGCATGCTACTTAGTTTTAATTGATCTCTAATACGCAGACTGTGTACTTATTTTTGCATCGTATTTTATGGAGTCCTGTGATTCCCCAAACTCTACCTTGTTGCCAATTGtatataaacatgtttttaaacgGTAATTATGAAGACAATAGAACGAACATTCTACTGTAttcataactttaaataaggttttttaaaaattttttactacgGGATAAATTGTACAATTTTTGTATACTCACTTTTGCCGCTGACTATACTTGTATCAACAATGATTGGCGAATGGCGATGAACAGCACCACGTCTGGTTCCGAGAAAGCGTTAAACCGTTTCTATGTAATTCCCCGATTATAAAAGGCGCAAATTAAACTTTTCTCAGATATGCATATCACAGTGTTACAGCAAGTGTCCATTTAATTCAACTAatctaatttatatttttaacattggaaaaaaaatgctgaGGCTGAAAAAAGTGTGTGTAATACATTCTGGAGGCACTATCGGCATGAAAAGAAACAAGGACACAGGCAAGTAGGCAAATCTGTGCAAGTAAAGTTCGctaagtaataataaataatatttttttctttagcaCATCTAAGtgaatttcaaactttaatcgaaaaagtctgaaataaaaaaataaaaaaaactgaaattcgcAACGAAAACGTGTTTGAAAAAAAGTGCAGGAATGAAAACGTTTGAAAGGTATTATCtgcattatacagggtatttaaCAAAGAGATACTCCTTATCCACCTAATTTTTTGATGGAATACTTTGCAACTTATAGGTCTTATTTCGAACAGACTGCGAATTTTGCATTCAAAATAAACCCAAGCTTCCGGAAACAATTTAACTCAGGGAAAATAATCAATTCttccaaaaattgtttgttattcattaatttgtaCGTTTTCGTTACCAGGAACTTAAACATTGTGTCTTCTTTTTCAGCTTACACCCCAATCCCTAATGCATTTCTTGATAAGATTAAAGATTCGGAAATGCATGATGCAAAGTTGGGGGAACAACTATGTTTAAATGATAACGAGCTCATTTTATCGTAAGTGTgacttattttattgtaagCATTTATCATGTAATTATCTGCTTACTTTTAGTCCTTGACAGTTTGATGAATGTAGAGTTATTCATCAAAACCAGCATATACAGTGCCTTGCAGAAAGTACGCACTATAtgggattttatttaatttgaattcatcaggaaattttattcttgGTAAAAGTTTGTGCATTCCTGTAAACTCAAAATGCAGTTTGCAAAATTTGTATATCTCATTTCATATGGgggaaattcaaaaattacgaaaatggCTCATGAGCAaagtacctttatttttaattttagaagaaaGACGTATTATGACAAGttgtttagaattaaaagataagCCCAACAATGAAGTTTCAAGTTTCTATTccataaaacactttttcggatttttttatgatttaccctggaaagaaaataaaacaaatttatttaatatgccCTTTCGTTTCTGAgaggattaaaaaatacaaatattatttgttagttccgaatttttttaactctgaAAGAGTGTTTTATGGAATAGAAacttggaattttattgttgggcttatcttttaattctaaacaacttttcataatgcatattttttctaaaattaaacatattttactCACGAGTcattttcatagtttttgaatCTGCCCCATATGAAATGAGatatataaattttgcaaactACGTTTTAACTTTGCAGGGATACACAAACTTTTaccaagaataaaattttctgagaaattcaaattttaaaaaatctcatatGGGGCGTACTTTCTGGTTTTCTTTTTCTGCTAGTCACTGTAtgtgaaactcatttttttttcaacatattCATGATACATTTTTCAGGGTTAATTTTTCCGATACAAATATTGTATACACAATTGAAGAATACGATCCCTTATTGGATTCTAGCAACATGTCAGTTAATGAATGGGCAAGAATTGCCAAAGACATTGAAGTAATTTGATGATGATCGTTTACTTATATATcactcataaaaataaaaacattcattTACAGAGAAAATACTACGATTTTGATGGATTCGTAATCTTACACGGCACCGACACATTAGCCTTCACAGCATCTATTCTGTCATACATGCTGGATAATCTGCAGAAGCCAGTTATAATCACGGGATCACAGGTACTATATGTATTTCATAAATCTTGGATTTTGttctatgtaaaaaataactcGCAGATCCCCATATTCGAAACAAGAAACGACGCAAAGGGTAACTTCTTATCTTCCCTGATATTGGCTGGATGCTATGATATTCCTGAAGTGTGCGTATTCTTTTCTAACAAGCTCTTACGAGGAAACAGAACAACCAAAATATGTTCCAACATGCTGGACGCTTTTGGTTCGCCGAATTATCATAACTTGGCTGATGCTTCAGTTAATGTAAATCGTAAGTATTGGACTTACGATTTCGGAATAATTTCAAATCTCTATCTATAATAATAACTAAGATCGAACATGCGATTTGAGTCACCTAACAGGACCATAAggcttaattttataattcattCGTTTTCAGTATATCAACATTACATTCGGAAGCAGACTAATGGCAACTTTCGggtaaatgcaaatttaaataaacacgtTGGTacagtaataatttttcc of Euwallacea similis isolate ESF13 chromosome 3, ESF131.1, whole genome shotgun sequence contains these proteins:
- the LOC136419825 gene encoding L-asparaginase 1-like, translated to MTVIMIYYKKIHVLYIGGTIGMQKNHIGAYTPIPNAFLDKIKDSEMHDAKLGEQLCLNDNELILSVNFSDTNIVYTIEEYDPLLDSSNMSVNEWARIAKDIERKYYDFDGFVILHGTDTLAFTASILSYMLDNLQKPVIITGSQIPIFETRNDAKGNFLSSLILAGCYDIPEVCVFFSNKLLRGNRTTKICSNMLDAFGSPNYHNLADASVNVNLYQHYIRKQTNGNFRVNANLNKHVGTVIIFPTITSFQLESFLMPPTKGLILQSYGAGNIPSKNQTGLLKVLKNAINKEVLIVNVTQCFKGAVNAAYETGMELHKIGVIPGHDMTWEAAFTKMIWVLGQPGDYNTKVEMMKSNLRGEVTI